A region of the Cyanobium usitatum str. Tous genome:
ACCAGCTGATCCTGCGCATCCAGCCGGATGAGGGCGCTGAATTTAAATTTGAGGTGAAGGCCCCCGGCTCCGGCATGCGCAGCCGGCCGGTGGACATGGCCTTCTCCTACGACGACAGCTTCGGCGAACCCAGCGACGAGGGCTACGTGCGCCTGCTGGCCGACGCCATGCTGGGCGACCCCACCCTCTACACCCGCAGTGACGAGGTGGAGGCCGCCTGGCGTCTCTACACACCGCTGCTGGAACTGATCGAGGACGCCCCCTCCCAGCTGCCCGTGTACCCCTACGAGGCCCGCACCTGGGGTCCTGCCGCCGCCGACAACCTGCTGGCCGAAGACGGCCTGGCCTGGCGTCGCCCCTGATTTCCGTTGACCTGACCCCATCCCGAGTCTGACCCCATGTCGACCCAGCTCACCCTCCAGGCTCCCCTCGCCCTACCCCCCGACCAGGTGCCCGGCTACCTGGAGCGCCTCTGGGATCGAGAGTTGGGCAGCTCCCCCGGCGCCGCCACCTTCACCCTGGTGGTGTGGGAGGGCTCCTGGCTGGAGCAGCAGCTGGTGCGCTGCGGCCGGCTGGATGGACCAATCACGGGTCTGCTCAATGAAACGGTGCTGGAGGCGGCCCGCGCCGCAGCGGTGAGCTGTGGCTTGCCCCTGAGCACGGCACCGATGGATCCCAAGCTGGCCTGGGCGCTCGGCCAGTTGGGCGGCAATCACCACGCCGAAGACCAGCGCGGCCAGTTTGTGGAAGGGGCGATCAGCGCCCACATGCCCCGGCGGCTGATCACCCTGGCCCCCACCCTCGACGGCGGCCAGCCGCTGGAAACCCTGGTGGCCGCGTACTGCCCCCTGCCGGAGGAGGGCGCTGGCGGCTCCGCCTGCGGCGACGTGGTGGTGCTCAGGGGCGGCACCGGTGCCCTGCGCCAGAACCTCGACCTGGTCCAACCCCTGATAGCCCCCGACCTGCCCTGCTGGGTGTGGTGGAATAGCAGCCTCGATGAGGCCCCTGAGGTGATGGCGGCTCTAGCCACCGGCGCCCGGCGCCTGGTGGTGGATTCGTCGCTGGGGGATCCACGCCGCTGCCTCGACCTACTGGTGGACCGGATCACGGCGGGCCAGCCGATCAACGACCTCAACTGGCTGCGGCTGCGCAGCTGGCGCGAATCGCTGGCGATGGTGTTTGATCCGCCCTCGCGGCGCGATGCACTCAATCACGTGGTGCAGCTCGACCTCGACGTGGAGGGCTCCAACCCTGTGAAGGGTTTGCTGTTGGCGGCCTGGCTGGCCGATCGGCTGGGCTGGCACCTGATCTCCACCTATGCGGTGGATGGCGATGGGGTGGGCGATGGCATCGGCGCCGAATTCGAGCGCACCGACGGCCAGACCGTGCGCTTCCGCCAGATGCCAGTGCCAGTGGGCGTACCCAAAACCCACCCCGGCGCCATGGTGGGGCTGCGGCTGATCTGCCAAAGCAGCCAGGGCTCACCGCTATGCGTGATCCTCTGCTCCGAATCGGGCGGCTGCATGCGGCTCGAATCGGGCGGCATGGCCAGCATGGAACTGGCTGAGGAGGTAGTGCCCCTGCCCAATGAGAGCGAGGAGATGGAGATGGCCCGCCTGCTCTCCGGCGGCCACGACTCCACCAACCCCCTGCTGGCAGCCGCCGCCCCCCTCGCCGCCAAACTGCTGCCCTGAATGGCCTGTCTGATCGCCGCGCCCAGCAGCGGCAGCGGCAAGACCCTGCTGTCGCTGTGCCTGGCGGCCTGGGCCCGGGCGCAAGGCCTGGGTTTGCAGCCCTTCAAGGTGGGGCCCGACTACCTCGATCCCCAGCTGCTCAGCCGGGTGAGCGGCCACACCTGCCGCAACCTCGATCCGCTGCTGTGCGGGCCCGAGTGGTTGGAGCGCTGCTTTAGCTGGCACGGCAGTCGGGCCGACCTGGCGCTGGTGGAGGGGGTGATGGGCCTGTTCGATGGCCGCGGCCCCAGCAGTGAGGGCAGCTCGGCAGCGGTGGCGGCCCAGCTCGGCCTGCCGGTGGTGTTTGTGGTGGAAGCGTCGCGGCAGGCGGGCTCCCTGGCGGCGCTGGTGCGGGGCTTCCGCGACCATGGCCCACCAGCGGTGCGGCTGGCCGGGGTGGTGCTCAACCGGGTGGGCAGCGAGCGCCACCACGCCCTGCTGGCAGAAGCGCTGGCCAGCATCGAGGTGCCGCTGCTGGGGGTACTGCCGCACCACCCCAGCCTGGAGCTGCCCTCCCGTCACTTGGGCCTGCTGCCGCCCGG
Encoded here:
- a CDS encoding glucose-6-phosphate dehydrogenase assembly protein OpcA; the protein is MSTQLTLQAPLALPPDQVPGYLERLWDRELGSSPGAATFTLVVWEGSWLEQQLVRCGRLDGPITGLLNETVLEAARAAAVSCGLPLSTAPMDPKLAWALGQLGGNHHAEDQRGQFVEGAISAHMPRRLITLAPTLDGGQPLETLVAAYCPLPEEGAGGSACGDVVVLRGGTGALRQNLDLVQPLIAPDLPCWVWWNSSLDEAPEVMAALATGARRLVVDSSLGDPRRCLDLLVDRITAGQPINDLNWLRLRSWRESLAMVFDPPSRRDALNHVVQLDLDVEGSNPVKGLLLAAWLADRLGWHLISTYAVDGDGVGDGIGAEFERTDGQTVRFRQMPVPVGVPKTHPGAMVGLRLICQSSQGSPLCVILCSESGGCMRLESGGMASMELAEEVVPLPNESEEMEMARLLSGGHDSTNPLLAAAAPLAAKLLP